Sequence from the Xenorhabdus nematophila ATCC 19061 genome:
CACCCTTATTAACTAACATTTTATTAGTTAACATTCTGGCAGACTGACCTGACAAGACCTTTGGTAAAACACGAAGTTAAAATGCTATCACCATGAATCTGTAATGTTTTGTCGTTATTTAACAATCATTGGGCGAAAGAACATGGATATACGCAATCTTGAAGCTTTTATCGTTTTGGCTGAAACGCTTAATTATCACAAGGCTTCGCAGAGGCTTTATCTCTCTCAGCCGGCTTTATCGAAGAAAATACACGGGTTGGAAGATATTCTTGGCGCTTCACTATTTACAAGGGGGCCAAATGGAACAAGATTGACAGATTTCGGGCAGAAGACGCTGGAAAATGCCAGAAAATTTTTAACGCATTATGAACACTTTAAAAGTCAGGTTCATTTTGATTCAAGAGAAGATATGGTGAGGTATTTATATATCGGTTCTTGTTTTCCTATCCATAATTATTCTCAAATAGAGAAGCAGATTGCGGAGAAAAAGGGGAATGTTGCATGTTGCTGTTATGCCCTTGGCCTCTATGACACAATTAGAACCGAAAAAGGTGTTTACGGAAAGATTGGTTTATATCTTTAAAAAAAGAAGTCATTTAATTTATAAGTTTAAAACCGCGTTAAGTAAGTTTGGAAATGGGATTGTTACGACAAATTCAGCAGATAAGAAAGAAGTGGCTGAGTTAACAGATTGCCTTAATGTTTTTCCTATTTATACTGGTGACAATATGAATTTGCTATTAAAGACAAATGATATCATGTTGATTATTGAGATGATTACAAAAAATAGTGCCTATACGTGTGTTCCCCGGCGGATCCTTGGCTCTATTCCTGAGTATTATATGAATTTTTTGGAATTCATTGAAACGGATAAAAAAATTGATCTGGGTGTTGTGTGGGCAAATTCAATTGATAACCATTTGCTTGATGATGCCGAGAATTTTTCCACCTTGGTTGCCGCGGTGTAATTTTATGGGTAATCGTTTTTAAAGAGTATCTGTTACTTACTCTCTTGTATGAGTGAGATTAAATATATGCTATGAGTAAGGAATGGAAAATGATAAAGAAATATCTGAGTTATTTTTCAACTATAAATAACTTGCCTGCATAAATAAGTTATCATTTTTACAACGAATAATTTAGCTGCTTACAGGCAAGTTTTATTTCTGTCCTGTAAACAGGGAACACATTGTCAATACTTGAGCAAGTGATGAGAAAAAAGAGTGAGAGTGATCGGGCATTGAATGGCAATGCCCGATTTCAAGCCGGAGAATATCCAAAAGATTAAGCGGCACCTTGACTCGCATTAAATGCTTCTGTCATTTGCTCAAGCTGTTCCTGAATATCTATCCATTCCATCTCGACATCTTCCAGTTTGGATTTTGTCTGTGTTTGTTTATGTAGGCATTCAGTTAACTCAGTTTTGCGGTCATTTTCGTAAAGTGTATTGTCTGACAACTTTGCTTCCAGGATGGTCAATTCTGAACTCAGTTTTTCCATCTGTTTTTCAAGGGATGCCAACTGTTTACGTAATGGCTGGGTCTGGTTACGAAATTCAGCCTCACGTCGTTTTTGCTCTTTACGTTCTTGGGCACTGTAGTTTTGGGTGCTGTTCGCTGGAGTTTCAGTATCCTCTTTCTCCTGACTGTCACGCATTTGTTGGCGCTGCAATTCCGTCAGCCATTGTTGGTAATCTTCTAAATCACCGTTGAAAGGTTCTACTTTGCCATCATGCACCAGATAAAGTTCATCCGTGGTGGAGCGCAGTAAGTGTCTGTCATGCGATACCACAACCAGAGCACCTTCAAAATCAATAAGTGCTTCAGTTAATGCTTGTCGCATGTCGAGATCAAGGTGGTTGGTCGGTTCATCAAGCAACAGAAGATTCGGACGCTGCCAGACAATCAGGGACAATACCAGCCGGGCTTTTTCGCCGCCGGAAAAACGCCCGCTCGGATCGGTTACTTGATCACCTTTAAAACCAAATCCTCCCAGATAATCCCGGAGCTGTTGTTCCGCTTCCTGTGGGGCTATACGGGCTAAATGCTGCAACGGGGATTCATCTGCCCGCAGGTATTCTAACTGGTGCTGTGCAAAGTACCCCAGTTTGATGCCTTTTGATAAAGCGATTTCCCCTAGCTGTGGCGCAAGCTCCCCTGCCAGCAGTTTGATCAACGTGGATTTGCCGGCACCATTGCGGCCTAATAATCCTATGCGCGAACCCGGGACTAGGTTTAATTTGATCGAATCCAGTACGGTTTTGTCACCATAGCCAGCACTGATTTTTTCCATGTTCAAGAGTGGATTGGGCAGGTTATCCGGCCGGCGGAAACTGAAATGAAAAGGATTATCGACATGGGCCGGAGCGATAAGCTCCATGCGTTCCAGCATTTTGATGCGGCTTTGTGCTTGTTTTGCTTTGGAGGCTTTGGCACGAAAGCGATCGATATAGCTTTGCAAATGCGCGACTTTTTCTTGTTGGCTTTGATATAGCGCTTGTTGTTGGGCTAGCTTGGCAGCACGCTGCCGTTCGAAAGAGGAGTAGTTACCTGTGTATTCGTATAGTTCCTGCTGTTCAATGTGCAGTACTTTATCAATGATGGGATCGAGGAAATCCCGATCGTGGGAAATGAGGATCAAAGTGCCGGTATAGCTTTTCAGCCATTTTTCGAGCCAGATAACGGCATCCAGATCAAGGTGGTTGGTCGGTTCATCAAGTAGCAGTAAGTCGGAGCGACAAATCAGCGCTTGTGCCAGATTGAGGCGCATACGCCAACCCCCCGAAAATGAGCTGACTGGTTGTTCCAATTGAGTTTGGGAGAATCCCAAACCATGCAGCAGACTGGACGCTCTGGAGCGAATTGTCCATGCTTGGATCGTGTCAAGTAAGCCGTGAAGATGGGCGATAGCGTGGCCGTCATTTTGTTCGTTAGCGATTTTTAGCTTCTGTTCCAGTTGCCGGAATTCACGATCGCCGTCAATGACATATTCCAGAGCGGATGTTTCCAGAGCCGGCGTTTCCTGATTCACCCAGGCAAGTGCCCAGTTGTTGGGAAATGTGATGGAACCGCTCTCTGCCTGAAGTTCATCTTTCAGTAATGCCAATAAGGTCGATTTACCACAGCCATTCTTGCCAACTAATCCTACTTTTTGGCCGGGATTGATGGTTGCGTTAGCATTGTCCAGCAGGACGCGAATGCCACGGCGGATTTGCAGTGAAGAGAAAACAATCATAGATGTCGTCTGTATAAAATGTGTTAAGTTAAGTAAATAGGTTAATATGAAATCGATTGGGTATATTTCTATTCAGTTTGATAGCTTGTCGTGCATGGTAGCGGAAAATAGGTGTCCTGACACGTTTTAGGGGGATTGATGTTATTATTACCTCACGAATTGCCGCCTAAAGTGTTGCTGCTCTATATCCATCCCGAACCTTTAAATTCAGTTGCCAATAAAGTGTTATTGCAGCCAGTGCAGGAATTGGAACATGTGACGATCCATGATCTTTATGGTTGTTATCCCGATTTCTTTATTGATGTCCCTTTCGAACAGCAGTTGCTGCGTGAACATAAAGTCATTGTTTTTCAACATCCTTTGTATACTTATAGTTGTCCTGCTTTATTGAAAGAGTGGATGGATCGTGTATTGAGCCGTGATTTTGTCAATGGCTCAGAGCAGGCATTGAAAGAAAAATACTGGCGTTCAGTCATCACGACGGGGGAGCCAGAGGGAGCTTATCGAAGAGGTGGATATAATCGTTATCCGATGGAAGAAATTCTTCGTCCTTTCGAATTGACGGCATTAATGTGTCAGATGCATTGGTTATCGCCAATGATCATTTATTGGGCCAGACGGCAAAAGTCAGAAGTCCTCGAAAGTCACGCGAAAGCTTATCGGGACTGGCTGAAAGCGCCGTTGTCCTTGGGAGGATTATGATCATGGAGACTTCAGCGCTGTTAAGCGCCGGCACACTGTTCTTGTTTGCTGCTGTTGTGGCTGTTCCTCTTGCCCAGAAATTCAGGATTGGGGCTGTACTCGGTTATCTTATTGCAGGAATTGCACTTGGTCAGTGGGGGATAGGGTTTATCAAAGATGTTGATGAAATCCTGCATTTCTCTGAGCTGGGGGTTGTTTTCCTGATGTTTATCATCGGGCTGGAATTGAATCCAGCAAAACTCTGGCAACTCAGACATTTTATCTTCGGTGCAGGTATGACACAGGTGGTCGTGACTGCATTAGTGCTGTTTTTATTCCTTTATTTAACGAATTTTTCATGGCAGGCCGCCGTTATTGGTGGAATCGGGCTGGCAATGTCATCTACCGCGATGGCACTGCAACTGATGAAAGAAAACGGGATGACAAGCAATGAAGGGGGACAGCTTGGTTTTTCTATTCTGCTGTTTCAGGATATGGCCGTCATTCCTGCTTTGGCTGCGATCCCATTTTTGGCAGGTGGAACGGGATCGAGTGATTGGTATCGTATCGGGCTGAAAATTGCTGCTTTTGCCGGCATGTTGCTGGGAGGGCGATACCTGCTGCGCCCCCTGTTTCGGTTGGTGGTGAAATCTGGCGTCAGAGAGGTATTTATAGCGGCTTCGCTGTTAGTTGTTCTGGGCGCTGCCATTTTTATGGAGAAGCTGGGTTTTTCAATGGCACTCGGAACCTTCATTGCCGGGGTTTTGCTGGCGGACAGTGAATATCGCCATGAATTAGAGATCGCGATTGAACCATTCAAGGGATTATTACTGGGATTATTTTTTATTTCTGTTGGCATGTCTCTGAATATGGGCGTATTGCTGACTCACTGGTTGAGTGTTTTGGTGAGCGTTTTGGGGCTGCTGCTGATAAAAGGCGGCATACTTTATGCTATTGGCAGGATCTCTGGTTTACGGAAAGCATCATGCTTGCAGTTTTCCGGCGTATTGAGTCAGGGCGGTGAATTTGGATTTGTTTTGTTTTCTGCTGCGTTTGGGCAGGGGGTATTAGAACAAGCGCAGATGTCACTTTTGTTGGTCGTAGTGACCTTATCGATGATGACAACACCTCTGATGATGCAGTTAATAGAAAGTCGGTTAGCACATCAATACAACACACAAGAAGAGCATGAAGAGAAACCCTTTGTGGAGGACAATCAGCCGCAAGTCATTTTGGTTGGATTTGGTCGTTTTGGGCAAGTGATTGGCCGCTTGCTGATGGCGAATAAGATCCGTATTACGGTATTGGAACGTGATGTGAGTGCGATCAGTACTCTGCGCCGTTATGGCTATAAAGTGTACTATGGCGATGCGCGTGAACTGGAATTGTTACGCTCTGCCGGGGCATCGAAAGCCAAGGCGATAGTTATTACCAGTGATGCCCCAGAGGATACGATGGCGATCGTGCATTTGTGCCAGAAACATTTCCCTCACCTAAATATTCTTGCCCGGGCAAGGGGGCGTCTGGAAGCCCACGAGCTATTGCAGAAAGGGATACGAGATTTTAATCGAGAAACATTTTCCAGTGCGCTGGATTTAGGGCGTAAGGTATTAGTCAGGTTAGGTATGCACCCACACCAGGCGCATCGCGCGCAGCAACACTTCCGGCGATTGGATATGCGGATGTTGCGTGAACTTATGCCTGAGCTGCATGGTGATGTGGCACAGATATCCCGTGTAAAAGAAGCTCGCCGGGAATTGGAAGAACTGTTTGAACGGGAAATGATTAATGAGCGTCGCCAACCGGAAGGATGGGATGAATATGAATAATGTTGGGGTGAATTATGTCAGTCAGTCGTAAACGTTTTATTGCGGGAGCGGTGTGTCCGAAATGTCAGTCACAGGATACGCTGGCGATGTGGCAGGAAAATAAGGTTGATATCGTGGAATGTGTCCATTGTGGCCATATGCAGCGGCAAACCGATGAAGCTGTCACGTCTCATGTCAGGGAGCAGGAACAGGTTATTGGTATTTTTACACCGCAATAAATATCTCCTTATTACTTGCTTTGCGTCATTTGAAAGGTGACGGGTATAAACGGATCAGCAATAAATTGTGGATAATTTTTGTCGTTGCTAGGTACAGCTGCGTAGAATTCCGTTACAATCGGCAGCATTTTTTCAGCTGTAAAATTTTCCCTCACGGGGTTTTTCCTTCGGGTATGTAGGAGTTGTCATGAAAGTAGCAAAAGACTTGGTGGTCAGCCTGGCTTATCAAGTAAGAACAGAAGATGGTGTTTTAGTTGATGAGTCCACGGTGAGCGCGCCGTTAGACTATCTGCATGGCCGTGGTTCTCTTATCAGTGGATTGGAGAAAGCACTGGAAGGCCGTGAGGCGGGTGAACGCTTCGATGTGAGCGTAGAAGCAAACGATGCTTACGGTCAGTATGATGATAATCTGGTTCAGCGTGCACCAAAAGATGTGTTTGTTGGTGTTGAGGAGCTTGAAGTGGGCATGCGTTTTCTGGCTGATACGGATCAAGGTCCTATCCCGGTTGAAATCACGGCAATTGAAGGTGATGAAGTTGTCGTTGATGCTAACCACATGCTGGCGGGTCAAAATCTGAAATTCAATGTTGAAATCGTAGCGATTCGTGAAGCAACTGAAGAAGAGTTGGCTCATGGCCATGTTCATGGTCAGGGTGGTTGTGGTGATCATCACCATGAGCACGATGAACATGGATGCTGCGGCGGTAGCTGCCACTAATCTGAGATCATTGACTAACTAACCTGGATTCTGGATAAGAAATTGACGGGAAGCCTGTTCTAGGAGCAAAGTTTTGGTGAACACCGAAAACAGCTCCGAGGAAGAACAGGCTATGAACAAATCAGTTGAAATTTTCTGCTATATCAATGATTTTTATCGTTTCTTTATGCCTTAATAGGAGCTTTGGCTCAGTGTGCTGACGGAACTCAATCATCGTGGCTAAAAGGGTTCCCTGAAGCGATTAATACCGTTTACCCGCAAACCCGAGTTCAACTGTGCATTGTTCATACGATACGCAATAATCTGCGTTATGGCTATTTGGGTCTGAGCTTTTTAAATGACGAAGCACGGTATTTAGATCAATCTTTGCCAATTGAATGTTCTCCAAATAGACAGACTATACATGATTCAATAAATTGATGTCACAACCAGTGTCTTGAAAAAATTAATTATTAAGATCCAGTATATGGATTTAGGACTAATTTATTTCATTAAGTTATTTTTCAACTAAAAAACCATTATGAATTTAATTTATTATTTAAAGTTGTAAATTTATTTTCTGGAAAGTCTTATTTCATTAAGATTGGATAAAAAACACCATTTTCAAGAGTTGCTCCTGATTTCAATAATCACTTTTTACGCGTAAAAGTAATTTCATTCACTATTATGGCGTTCTATATTTTATTTTACATCATAAAATATGATATTTGTCTTATAAAAGAACAATAGAGATACTGTATCCGATATCCCGCACCGTATTTATAATTTATTGTTTCAATCAAGAATTGTTATCTGTATGAAAAATTTGAATTTACTGATAAATCAAAGTATTAAATAATTGGGTGTGGAATATCGGCTGCATGTCATATTTCATTGAAAATGTGATCGTTAACAATGATATTTTAATTTATTTCGTATACATTACTTGTCGTATTTATATGTAGTAATATTGATTGTTATATTTAGTAGTCCTTTTTAAATTACCTGCGTTAGTTTAACGATATGATGGTGTCGTGTTTGACCGATGAACCGACCTGTCCTTACAGGAGAAGGAAGACTTTAATATGAACAGCACTACTAAAAATATATGTATAAAATCCACTTTGCCTTTTTCTAAAAGCTCTCTATGTCTTCTTGTCGCAGTAGCCTCTTTATTTTTTCCAGCCTTTGCAACTGCAACAATAAAGGATACAAATTCAGTCATAACAAGCAGTAAAGTAGATAATGTACTGCAACACATTCAGAAACTTCAGGAAATATCAGATAATAATGGAGGTAATCGTGAAGCAGGAAGCAATGGACACGCTGAATCAGTACAATACTTTTCCGAGCAGCTTCGCAATGCAGGTTTGAAAGTCTGGACCGAGAAATTCGAATTTCTATATAGCAAAGCCGAACATGCACAATTGATGAACAACGGAAAAATGCTGGATCTCGTTCCCGCAATGTTCAGTTCATCGACACCTGGGCCTATTAGTGCCCCTCCACACTTCATCGGTGGAAACGGATGCGAAAAACAACAGTATCTCGATGTGCCTCGTGGATCAATCGTCATCATACAAGAGTCAACTCATTGTACTACGCAACATCAACATTTGTTGGCCAGTGAATCGGGAGCCCGAGCAGCTATCATTGCTTCACATACAGATACCCCTTTATATATATTGCTGAAGGGCACCAGATATCTAGACATACCCCTAGTGGGAATAAGCCATCCTACTTACATCAAAATCCATTCCGATCCATCTAGTTTGATGCTGGACGTTCTGATGATCACAGAGCGTAGGTGGAGCATGAACCTCATTGCCGAAAATACTGGAACAAATAACTCTCCAGCAATTGAAGTTGGTGCACATTTAGATTCAGTTCCTCAAGGTCCTGGGATCAATGACAATGCTACGAGCGCGGCACTGCTGTTAGATCACGCGATAAGTCATGCTAATCAACCAAAATCTAGAACTTATCGATATATGTTTTGGAGCGCCGAAGAATTTGTATTCGCTGGTTCATGGAGCTATCTCCAAACTGTGACAAAACCAGACAGCATTTATGCCTACGTGAACCTGGAGATGCAAACATCCCCAAACTCAGGATATTTTTACACCCAAGACACTAGTGGCGGAAATGTCAGCCAAAAGATCTCGAACAGTATTATAGAAGCTTACCAAAAACTGGGCATTGAAGCAGAAGTCGACACTAATACAATCCCTCGGTCTGATGATTCAAGTTATAAAGATGCTGGAATTCCCACAGGGGGACTCTGGGGAGGATCGTTTGAAATAAAGACTCGTGAGCAGGCTATCAAATGGGGAGGGCAAGCAGGTTACCCATTCGATGGCTGTTATCATCGTCAATGTGATAATTATGGGCATGTTGATCAGAATAAATTGTATAAAACACAATTTGTTCTTCACCATCTCCTCGCAAAGCTGGATCATGCACATGATTGATCAATTAAAAGTGACTGTTGCCGCTCTCATTCGACGCCCAGAGGATGGTGCAATTTATCTACAGCAACGACGTTGGGATTGCAAGGTACTGCCTGGTGCTTGGGATGTTGTTGGCGGAAAGGTAGAAGAAGGCGAAAGCGAACTTCAAGCTCTTGATCGAGAGATTTTTGAAGAGACAGGATGGCAGCTAACCCGAATCATCTCCGAACTTGGAGTAGACGAATATGACTTACAAGGCGACAGATGGATCGAAAAGAGTTTTCTTGTCGAAGTAAACATAAATGAAGCCGAACAGAATATTGAGCTTGATAAATACACTCATGCTCGATGGTTCCTTACCCAAGAAGAAATTCAATCATTCCTACAGGTTAACCGTTTCTTAGGCTACGGTGAACACATCTGCAATATTGCTACGCGCGCACTTTCAGAAAGTCGCACACTCTCTGAAAATATACGAGAAATCTCTGTGTCTAACCGCACCTTGCATCCACTTCAACTTGCAGTTATCGGTGCAGGAGGAAAACAAGCTGCCGAATTCTTAACACATTACTCCCGAGGAGAGGTGATTGCTGCAGTTGATATCGACATCGAGGCTAGGCGTCGTACCGAAGGAATGGGGTTACAGACATTCACCTCTACTGGTGAGATGCTCGAAAAAAGCAAAATTAATGTGGAGGTGGCCTATTTGGCTGTTCCGCACAAATATCACACTGAACTTGCTATCCAATTACTATCAAAAGGAATTAGTGTATTAAAGGAGAAACCCTTCGCAGTTACAAGCAAGGAAGCACGAGAATTATTCCAAATTGCCAGTGAACAATCTACGCCTGTGTTCACTACTGCTCATCGTCCTTTCCGGCTAATAGGGAGACAGCTTAAATCAAGCCTCCATCTTCTCGGACAGGTGTATGCATACACGTATGAGTACTCACTATCGATTCCTGATCGAACTAGTGGATGGCGTTCAAAATGGGTCTCTGCACGAGGTGGAGTGATGCTGGATATGGCCTATCATCAGCTAGATTTTATTGTCTGGCTACTGGGTGAGCAGAAAATTGAATCTGCCCAGATCGCATACTGTTATGAAGAGACAGAAGCCGAACAGTTAGAGGACACGAGCACAATCCTTACCAGTTCAATCAGTGGTAATGGCGCAGGAAGAATCATAACCAATCGTCACGCACATCAGAAAACCGAACTACTGACACTGTATGGTTCACAAGGCATTGCAGTGATGAGCGACTCTATACTCCATATCTTTGACCGCCAGGGGAACCTCAGATGGGAGGTTCGTGAGCCCCAGGGAGGGCAATGGACAATCAAAGCCATGTACCAAGAGTATCTATCTAACCGTAATAACCCACTGTATTGGTTGCCTCATATGGAACGCCACGTGCACATCGTTGACTGCCTCACGGAAGCCTATGCCATTACTTTTAGTACAAACACAGTACAAACATAAAGGAGCAGACACATGTCTGAATTTGATATATACCAGTTCCCGCATGATCCATGGCCTCCAGCCCCAACCCCAGAAGAGGAAAATGAATTAATTTTACAACGACGCACGGACATCTCGATCAGTGGTCGAGTGGGTCCAATTGCTCAATTTGAAAATGAATTCAAATCGTTCTTAGGAAATAAGGTTAAGCATGCAATTACATTCAATTCCGGAACAAGTGCGCTTCAAGCTGCATATTACGCACTAGGGGCTCGCAGAGGGATATCGGTTCTCGGACCGGCATTAACCTATCATGCAGCACTTAGCCCTGCCTTTTCCGTGGGAGCTGAAGTTATTCTGGTCGATATAAACCAAGAGTCCCGGTGTATCGATATTGATGCTGCAGAAAAAATGATAACTGAATCGTGCCGTATATTAACTGTGGTACATCAGTGGGGACATCCTGCCGATATGGATAAAGCTATCAAGTTTGCTGAAAAACACAACCTTAAGATTCTAGAGGATTGTTCCCATGCGCATGGCAGTAAGTTTCGAGGGCGTCCGGTTGGTACGTTTGGTGATGCCGCAGTCTTCTCCCTGCAAACCAAAAAAGCCGTCTTCGCGGGTGAGGGTGGTATTCTTGTCACGAGCGATGACCTTGTTGCCGACACAGCGACTCTGGTAGGACATTATCGCGATCGAGCACGCAATGAGGTTAAAGATAGGGATCTTCAACAATATTGGGTTACCGGCTACGGCCTGAAGACACGAATGTCTCCATTCAATGCCATCGTTGCGAGACACAGTTTGCGCGCGTTCTCGCAACGCATGAAGTTTCGCCATAAGTGGCTACATCGTCTCAATAATTCACTATCGCTAACAGATATATTTGAACCCATGAAAATCTCCCCGCACGTTGATATGGGGGCTTGGTATGGTTTTAAGCCTCTCATCTCACGTGCTGCGCAAAAGTTAATTGGCCGGGACCACTTGGTGAAAATCATGCAGGAAAAAGGTTTGGATGTGTCTGCTCCCTCTGGAGAGGTTCTTGCCGATCAACCACTATATTCAGCTCCTAGACATATTTGGAATCATGAACCTAGATGCGTCCAACCGATAAGGGAATTACTCCCTGTCGCATATGATGTTTCCGAAAGAGCAGTCTCTTTTCCAACTTTTTATCGTGAAGAAGATGAGCCCTTAATAGCTCGTTATGAAAAGACAATTGCCGAAATTGACCTAAAATATAAGAGGTTATTAAAAATATGAAAAATATCGAGTTAGATGTGTTCCAAGAAGATCCGAACGATGCAGAAAAAGTACTCATACGAGCCTTGCATGACACAGACTTCCCTACTGAATTTAGTCTGCTTGGACGGCAGTGGGAGCTTATTCGTGGCGTTTTCCCTGGGACACTCACAGGTGCGACTGAAGTTATGGCAAGCGCGCTCCCCTATCCAGTTGGTGGGCGTATGCTAGAAGTAGGCTGCGGTTCGGGGGTGATCTCGGTAACTGCTGCTCTAAACGGAGTTTCAGAAGTCGTTGCATTAGACATCAATCCTAACGCAGTAACTAATACACTTAGAAATGCGATCCGGCATGGTGTAGAGACTAAGGTTTCCGCCCGTGTGAGTGATGTATTCTCCGCGCTCGAAATGACTGAAGACTTCGACTTAATTTTCTGGAACGTTCCATGGACTTATGTCGATGGTGACTTTGATATGGCGAGTGAATTGCACGCTGCGGTATTCGATCCTGAATACGCTGGTCAACGCCGTTTGATCCAAGGAGCTTCAGCCTACTTGCGAAAAAATGGCCGCCTACTCATAGGCACTGCTGACCTCAAAAATGGAACTGTGCTGGAAGCTATCGCAAAAAGTACATCAGCCACATTGTCGATGGTTCAGCGTATTCGTCGAATCGAAGCACCTCGCGTGATGGAATACCACCTAATGGAGGTGTGTTATTAACGTGAAACTCAATAGCGGAGATGATCTCCGTCTAGCACAGCGAGTTGCAGTGGAAGCAGCCACAACAGCTCTTTCTTTAAGAGAATCTGGTGAATTTCAAGTCACTTTAAAGAAAGATGGTAGCCCAGTTACCCCTGCGGATATTGGTGCTGAATTGCGCGTACGTGAACTTATAGAATCCGAGCGCCCTAATGACCTATTTGTTGGGGAAGAGAGCGGAGGTCTGGCGGTTCAGAAAGGGAGAGTGTGGATTATCGACCCGATTGATGGAACCAAGAACTTCGTTCGCGGAATTCCTATCTGGGCCACACTTGTGGCGCTCGTAGAAGATGGAGAACCCAAGATCGGTGTGGTTTTCGCTCCTGAATTGAAGCGCTGTTGGTGGGCAGAGAAAGGTAGTGGTGCATACGTT
This genomic interval carries:
- a CDS encoding inositol monophosphatase family protein; translated protein: MKLNSGDDLRLAQRVAVEAATTALSLRESGEFQVTLKKDGSPVTPADIGAELRVRELIESERPNDLFVGEESGGLAVQKGRVWIIDPIDGTKNFVRGIPIWATLVALVEDGEPKIGVVFAPELKRCWWAEKGSGAYVSKSPQGSGNRMHVRQASGLKDAYISTTAFDTWHKQGLLQQYQRLAEQTFCNRGFGDFLQHCLVAEGILDVAIEPIVAPWDVAALVPIVEEAGGICTDLMGQPVLANKGVGIASTSQTLHKHVIDIFGE
- a CDS encoding class I SAM-dependent methyltransferase codes for the protein MKNIELDVFQEDPNDAEKVLIRALHDTDFPTEFSLLGRQWELIRGVFPGTLTGATEVMASALPYPVGGRMLEVGCGSGVISVTAALNGVSEVVALDINPNAVTNTLRNAIRHGVETKVSARVSDVFSALEMTEDFDLIFWNVPWTYVDGDFDMASELHAAVFDPEYAGQRRLIQGASAYLRKNGRLLIGTADLKNGTVLEAIAKSTSATLSMVQRIRRIEAPRVMEYHLMEVCY
- a CDS encoding DegT/DnrJ/EryC1/StrS family aminotransferase → MSEFDIYQFPHDPWPPAPTPEEENELILQRRTDISISGRVGPIAQFENEFKSFLGNKVKHAITFNSGTSALQAAYYALGARRGISVLGPALTYHAALSPAFSVGAEVILVDINQESRCIDIDAAEKMITESCRILTVVHQWGHPADMDKAIKFAEKHNLKILEDCSHAHGSKFRGRPVGTFGDAAVFSLQTKKAVFAGEGGILVTSDDLVADTATLVGHYRDRARNEVKDRDLQQYWVTGYGLKTRMSPFNAIVARHSLRAFSQRMKFRHKWLHRLNNSLSLTDIFEPMKISPHVDMGAWYGFKPLISRAAQKLIGRDHLVKIMQEKGLDVSAPSGEVLADQPLYSAPRHIWNHEPRCVQPIRELLPVAYDVSERAVSFPTFYREEDEPLIARYEKTIAEIDLKYKRLLKI
- a CDS encoding Gfo/Idh/MocA family oxidoreductase, translating into MIDQLKVTVAALIRRPEDGAIYLQQRRWDCKVLPGAWDVVGGKVEEGESELQALDREIFEETGWQLTRIISELGVDEYDLQGDRWIEKSFLVEVNINEAEQNIELDKYTHARWFLTQEEIQSFLQVNRFLGYGEHICNIATRALSESRTLSENIREISVSNRTLHPLQLAVIGAGGKQAAEFLTHYSRGEVIAAVDIDIEARRRTEGMGLQTFTSTGEMLEKSKINVEVAYLAVPHKYHTELAIQLLSKGISVLKEKPFAVTSKEARELFQIASEQSTPVFTTAHRPFRLIGRQLKSSLHLLGQVYAYTYEYSLSIPDRTSGWRSKWVSARGGVMLDMAYHQLDFIVWLLGEQKIESAQIAYCYEETEAEQLEDTSTILTSSISGNGAGRIITNRHAHQKTELLTLYGSQGIAVMSDSILHIFDRQGNLRWEVREPQGGQWTIKAMYQEYLSNRNNPLYWLPHMERHVHIVDCLTEAYAITFSTNTVQT